The following are encoded in a window of Flavobacteriales bacterium genomic DNA:
- a CDS encoding PKD domain-containing protein, giving the protein MLTVEAVGGTAPYSYLWDNGGEEAHITGATGGYAVTITDANGCVLQVSGLSIGAGQGPVAAFSHGPGPVVVGTPVEFTNNSIDMQSSTWDFGDGNGSTEPDPTHTYTMAGIYTVTLTVNNGDCTDSWSTEVVVELSTGLEDIGPTGITSWAADDQLFLDHDLEGGMMQVELLDVAGKLHHQWSVGAMPGRVSFPMAGLSAGVWVVRVIHDGAQHTFRVPLVR; this is encoded by the coding sequence ATGCTCACGGTGGAGGCCGTGGGTGGCACGGCTCCCTATTCCTATCTGTGGGACAACGGGGGAGAGGAAGCCCACATCACGGGAGCAACAGGCGGTTATGCCGTGACCATCACCGATGCGAACGGTTGTGTGTTGCAGGTCTCCGGACTTTCCATTGGTGCGGGCCAGGGTCCTGTGGCCGCCTTCTCCCATGGACCGGGGCCGGTCGTGGTCGGTACGCCGGTGGAGTTCACCAACAACAGCATCGACATGCAGTCGAGCACATGGGACTTTGGCGATGGGAACGGCTCCACCGAACCGGATCCCACGCATACCTACACCATGGCCGGCATTTACACTGTGACGCTGACCGTGAACAATGGCGATTGCACGGACAGTTGGTCCACCGAAGTGGTCGTGGAACTCAGCACCGGACTTGAGGACATCGGCCCGACGGGGATCACTTCCTGGGCCGCTGATGACCAACTGTTCCTGGACCACGATCTCGAGGGCGGTATGATGCAGGTGGAGTTGCTGGATGTGGCGGGCAAGCTGCATCATCAGTGGAGCGTTGGTGCGATGCCAGGGCGGGTATCCTTCCCCATGGCTGGTCTCAGCGCCGGTGTTTGGGTGGTCCGCGTGATCCACGATGGAGCGCAACACACCTTCCGCGTGCCCCTGGTGCGCTGA
- a CDS encoding cation transporter, whose protein sequence is MTARGDIRVQAWVLGTGALLMGIKFLAWHRTDSSAILADALESIVNVVAGAFALYSLVLASKPRDREHPYGHGKVEFISAGIEGTLVMLAGMAIVVRAAMAFLAGNELHRLEEGIVLTSLAGAINLVMGLVLLQRGKRHHSPTLVAGGTHLLSDAWSTVAMLGGLVLILLTDLVWIDSVFAAGFGVFITVQGFRVLRKAVAGMMDETDMVTARTTIAILEAARRPDWVDLHNFRVVSFGRTLHIDCHVTLPWYYPLERAHAEIAAMERLVNERSPRPVELFIHMDPCVPSSCGICALADCPERKSPFLHRIHWDLDSVLQDAKHRADQGPQ, encoded by the coding sequence ATGACGGCGCGTGGCGACATCCGTGTACAAGCCTGGGTGCTGGGAACAGGTGCGCTGCTCATGGGCATCAAGTTCCTTGCCTGGCACCGGACGGACAGTTCGGCGATCCTGGCCGATGCGCTGGAAAGCATCGTGAACGTGGTGGCCGGTGCCTTCGCGCTGTACAGCCTGGTGCTGGCCAGCAAGCCCCGCGACCGTGAGCATCCCTACGGCCATGGGAAAGTGGAATTCATAAGTGCGGGCATCGAGGGCACGTTGGTGATGCTGGCCGGTATGGCGATCGTGGTGCGTGCGGCGATGGCCTTCCTGGCGGGCAACGAGTTGCACCGGTTGGAGGAGGGCATCGTGCTCACCTCGCTGGCCGGCGCCATCAACCTGGTGATGGGACTCGTGCTGCTGCAGCGTGGCAAACGCCACCACTCCCCCACCCTGGTGGCCGGTGGCACACATCTGCTCAGCGACGCATGGAGCACGGTGGCCATGCTCGGCGGTCTGGTGCTCATCCTGCTCACGGACCTGGTCTGGATCGACAGTGTGTTCGCGGCCGGCTTCGGTGTCTTCATCACCGTGCAGGGCTTCCGCGTGCTGCGCAAAGCGGTGGCGGGCATGATGGACGAGACGGACATGGTGACGGCGCGGACCACCATCGCCATCCTGGAAGCGGCCAGGCGACCGGACTGGGTGGACCTGCACAACTTCCGCGTGGTGAGCTTCGGCCGCACCTTGCACATCGATTGTCATGTGACGCTGCCCTGGTACTACCCGCTGGAACGGGCACATGCGGAGATCGCCGCCATGGAACGGCTGGTGAACGAACGCAGCCCCCGGCCGGTGGAGCTCTTCATCCACATGGATCCCTGCGTGCCCAGCTCCTGCGGCATCTGCGCCCTGGCGGATTGCCCCGAGCGCAAGTCACCCTTCCTGCATCGTATCCACTGGGACCTGGACAGTGTATTGCAGGACGCCAAGCACCGCGCGGACCAAGGGCCGCAGTGA
- a CDS encoding Crp/Fnr family transcriptional regulator, which translates to MDVQVLARRALVGLDSGLIDRMLAEGRVVEVPEGTHLLHEGGYVRELPVLLEGLVRVYIGHEDKELLLYWIQPSDSCVMSFASLLERAPSRINAVTEKPSTLLMVPEALVRTWLREHPDFAELMFRNYAERYTDMLRTVEQVAFGDLPTRLLEYLRKLGTVGGEPWMDLRHAKLAQELGTAREVVTRTLKKLEREGAIEQGPKGIRVLK; encoded by the coding sequence ATGGATGTCCAAGTGCTGGCCCGACGGGCTTTGGTGGGATTGGATTCGGGCCTGATCGACCGCATGCTCGCCGAAGGCCGCGTGGTGGAAGTGCCCGAGGGCACCCATCTCCTTCACGAAGGCGGCTATGTGCGTGAACTCCCCGTGCTGTTGGAGGGATTGGTGCGCGTGTACATCGGGCATGAGGACAAGGAATTGCTGCTCTATTGGATCCAACCTTCGGATAGTTGCGTGATGAGCTTCGCCTCCCTGCTGGAGCGCGCCCCCAGCCGCATCAACGCGGTGACCGAGAAGCCCAGCACGCTGCTGATGGTGCCCGAGGCCCTGGTGCGCACCTGGCTGCGTGAACATCCCGATTTCGCCGAGTTGATGTTCCGCAACTACGCCGAGCGCTATACCGATATGCTCCGCACCGTGGAACAGGTGGCCTTTGGTGATCTGCCCACGCGCCTGCTGGAATACCTGCGCAAGCTGGGCACCGTGGGTGGTGAACCCTGGATGGACCTGCGCCACGCCAAGCTGGCCCAGGAACTCGGCACCGCGCGCGAGGTGGTGACCCGAACCCTGAAGAAGCTCGAACGCGAAGGTGCGATCGAGCAAGGTCCCAAAGGCATCCGCGTGCTGAAGTGA
- a CDS encoding DUF2892 domain-containing protein: MKTNIGSLDRVLRIALALVCSVLYFTGVASGVWGAVALVVGGAMLVTAAVGWCGLYQLTGINTCKAK; this comes from the coding sequence ATGAAGACCAACATCGGCTCCTTGGACCGTGTGCTGCGCATCGCCTTGGCACTTGTGTGTTCCGTACTGTATTTCACCGGAGTGGCCTCCGGCGTATGGGGTGCCGTGGCCCTGGTGGTGGGCGGTGCCATGCTCGTCACCGCCGCTGTGGGGTGGTGCGGCCTGTACCAATTGACGGGCATCAACACCTGCAAGGCGAAATAG
- the nhaD gene encoding sodium:proton antiporter NhaD has protein sequence MFILMALLFVLGYLAIALEHPLRINKAASAILTGAAVWTVLMLGQNAIFPEGGHGGHEGLTHHLLEHLGEIGSILFFLMGAMTIVELVDVHEGFRVITDRITAKKKYALLWVICLLSFFMSAALDNLTTTIVMCALLRKLIKDKETLWTFAGMVVISANAGGAWSPIGDITTIMLWIGGQVTTFNIIAKLIIPSLVCLILPLLWMARVVKGEVERPDAVRPSGHHGGNVTEGERKLVFTLGVGALLFVPVFKAVTHLPPFMGVMLGLGVLWVVTEVIHMRHGVDKRGDLMVTAVLRRIDMPSVLFFLGILVAVAGLQVAGHLTLLAQGLDHSFGGDIYLINGAIGVLSSIVDNVPLVAAAMGMYPMTIYPPDHLFWELLALCAGTGGSLLIIGSAAGVAAMGILHIDFIWYIKRMMIPAAIGYFGGMATFWLMFH, from the coding sequence ATGTTCATCCTGATGGCGCTCCTCTTCGTGCTGGGCTACCTGGCCATCGCGTTGGAGCACCCCCTGCGCATCAACAAGGCCGCCTCGGCCATCCTCACCGGCGCCGCGGTCTGGACCGTGCTCATGCTGGGGCAGAATGCCATTTTCCCCGAGGGCGGGCATGGCGGCCACGAAGGACTGACACACCACTTGCTGGAGCACCTCGGCGAGATCGGCTCCATCCTCTTTTTCCTCATGGGCGCCATGACCATCGTGGAACTCGTGGACGTGCATGAGGGCTTCCGCGTGATCACCGACCGTATCACCGCCAAGAAGAAGTACGCGTTGCTCTGGGTCATCTGCCTGCTCAGCTTCTTCATGAGCGCCGCGCTCGACAACCTCACCACCACCATCGTCATGTGCGCCCTGTTGCGCAAGCTCATCAAGGACAAGGAGACGCTCTGGACCTTCGCCGGCATGGTGGTGATCAGCGCCAACGCCGGCGGCGCATGGTCGCCCATCGGCGACATCACCACCATCATGCTCTGGATCGGCGGGCAGGTCACCACCTTCAACATCATCGCCAAGCTCATAATACCCAGCCTGGTATGCCTCATCCTGCCCCTCTTGTGGATGGCACGCGTGGTGAAGGGTGAGGTGGAGCGCCCCGATGCGGTACGCCCCAGTGGCCACCACGGCGGCAATGTCACCGAGGGCGAGCGCAAGCTGGTCTTCACCCTGGGGGTGGGCGCACTGCTCTTCGTGCCCGTCTTCAAGGCCGTTACGCACCTGCCGCCGTTCATGGGCGTGATGCTCGGCCTGGGCGTGCTGTGGGTGGTGACCGAAGTGATCCACATGCGGCATGGCGTGGACAAGCGCGGCGACCTGATGGTGACCGCCGTGCTACGCCGGATCGACATGCCCAGCGTGCTCTTCTTCCTGGGCATCCTGGTGGCCGTGGCGGGCCTGCAGGTGGCCGGCCACCTCACCTTGCTGGCCCAGGGGCTGGACCACAGCTTTGGTGGCGACATCTACCTGATCAACGGCGCCATCGGGGTCCTCAGTTCCATCGTGGACAACGTGCCCCTGGTGGCCGCGGCCATGGGCATGTACCCCATGACCATCTATCCTCCCGACCACCTCTTCTGGGAGTTGCTCGCCCTTTGCGCCGGCACGGGTGGCAGCCTGCTCATCATCGGTTCGGCCGCCGGCGTTGCCGCCATGGGCATCCTGCACATCGACTTCATCTGGTACATCAAGCGGATGATGATCCCCGCCGCCATCGGCTACTTCGGTGGCATGGCCACCTTCTGGCTCATGTTCCACTGA